From Thermococcus sp.:
TGGTTCTCATTACCCTAGCGTTGTTCCTCTCCGCTATATCGTCGAGCAAGTTGGAGGTGGCTATGGTGGTGACGAGCAGCCCGCCGCCGTTCTCCCTCAACACGGCATCGGCAACCAGAGCAAAGGTCTTGTCTCCCTGTATGAAGCGCCCGTTCTCGTCTATGAAGACTGCTCTATCCGCATCCCCGTCTTGGGCAACCCCGAAGTCCGCCCCGAGGGCCTTCACGATTTCCATAAAGCCCTTTAGATTTTCCTCGTTCGGCTCCGGGTTTCTGGCAGGGAAGTGGCCGTCGGGGTGAGCATTGACACTGACGACCTTGCATCCGAGCTCCCTGAGGAGATAGGGGAGGGTCAAACCGCCCGCCCCGTTGGAGGTGTCAACGACGACGAAGGGCTTTCTCTTCCTTATTGCATCAACGTCAACCCTGGCCTTTATCGCCTCGATGTAGGGCCTGATGACGTCCTCCTCCCTGACTTCACCTATCTCGTCCCATCTTGCCCTCTCGAAGTCTTCGCTGAAGAAGACCTCCTCGACAACGGCTTCCCTCTCCTTCTTCAGCCCCATTCCGTTGGGTTCAAGCAGCTTTATGCCGTTGTATTCAGGCGGATTGTGGCTGGCTGTAATAACCGCCCCACCGTCGGCCTTGAAGTGTGCCGTCGCGAACTGTATCGCTGGGGTAGGGGCGATTCCAACGTCTATGACGTCACAGCCGACGCTGAGAAGACCGCTTATCAGGGCATTCTTGAGCATCTCCCCGCTCACCCTCGTGTCCCTGCCAACGACGACGAGCGGTCTTTTCCTGCCTTCCCGCCTGAGCATCGTCCCGAAGGCCATGCCCATCCTGAGGGCAAATTCAGGGGTTATCATCTCGTTCGCTATTCCCCTGACGCCGAAGGTGCCGAACAGCCTTCCCATTGCAATCACCTCACATCAGGGCACTGGCAAAGTTGATTATCATCATCACGAAGATGTAGAGCCCGTAGACGAAGGCTCCAGCCTGAATCAGCGAGACTAGTATCTTCAGCGGCTTCCACTTGCCCGAGAGCAGGGGCACGGGTATTCCTATCAGTATCGCGGCGAACAGGTAAATTACCGCGTTCTTTATGGCTGAATAGTCCACGGGTATGTTTATCTGGGGGTAGGTTATGGTGACCTCCTGGCCCTGAACGGTGAAGGTTATGTCGGCGTTCTGAAGCCCCACGACGATTATGTAGGACATTATTAGCACGAAGAGCAGCGTGGGCAGGAGGCTGAGCGAAAGGGAAGATATGGAGCTGCTGAACCGCTCCCACTCATCCCCGCAGTTCTTGGCACTCTTCTGCTTCTTCTCATCCTCAGCCATTATCACTCCCTCCCGAAATCATCCTCAAAACGAACTATATCGTCCTCATCCAGATACTCCCCGATCTGGGTTTCAATGACCTCAAGAACCACCTTACCTGGGTTCTCAAGTCTGTGGACGA
This genomic window contains:
- the glmM gene encoding phosphoglucosamine mutase, yielding MGRLFGTFGVRGIANEMITPEFALRMGMAFGTMLRREGRKRPLVVVGRDTRVSGEMLKNALISGLLSVGCDVIDVGIAPTPAIQFATAHFKADGGAVITASHNPPEYNGIKLLEPNGMGLKKEREAVVEEVFFSEDFERARWDEIGEVREEDVIRPYIEAIKARVDVDAIRKRKPFVVVDTSNGAGGLTLPYLLRELGCKVVSVNAHPDGHFPARNPEPNEENLKGFMEIVKALGADFGVAQDGDADRAVFIDENGRFIQGDKTFALVADAVLRENGGGLLVTTIATSNLLDDIAERNNARVMRTRVGDLIVARALLENNGTIGGEENGGVIFPDFVLGRDGAMTTAKIVEIFAKSGKKFSELIDELPKYYQFKTKRKVDGDRKAVVAKVAELAESKGYRTDTTDGTKIIFSDGWVLVRASGTEPIIRVFSEAKTEEKAREYLEFGLGLLDGVVNG